A single Osmerus mordax isolate fOsmMor3 chromosome 7, fOsmMor3.pri, whole genome shotgun sequence DNA region contains:
- the si:ch211-112c15.8 gene encoding tumor necrosis factor receptor superfamily member 1A isoform X2: protein MLTHSALSCTEEQCQAGYYAQKCTNRQTHNCVECPVGSFTEVINSVVECNRCSVCKENQVQTQACVSNNDTKCVCQDGYYQENPESLCKLCVNDCKDSKDCVARCLTTTTTTTFTTQKENSSFTISPNPYKSQISEDLSVSKMIPLIILLTLVVTGILIFIGMYLTTSRKSCLRREKDLELSAKGLQHNDQPCPVITSTTQSRTEHLIHVTPLLPNPQVGIPRQESQPDRIPPTVLYAIIKEVPLRRWKEFLRLLAVPERQMERVELEAGMVTGSLERQYLMLRLWSQRPAATLDHVYSALQYMELAGCVHQLQSSLDQMQWCTGAGRLVTQPVTSPQPHRIMETWVMNTKL, encoded by the exons ATGTTGACTCACTCTGCTTTGAGCTGCACCGAGGAGCAGTGTCAAGCAG GCTATTATGCCCAAAAATGCACCAATAGACAAACCCACAACTGCGTCGAATGTCCTGTGGGTTCATTCACTGAAGTAATCAACTCTGTAGTGGAGTGTAACCGATGTAGTGTATGTAAAGAAA ATCAAGTGCAAACGCAGGCCTGTGTTTCCAACAATGATACAAAGTGTGTTTGCCAAGACGGATACTACCAGGAGAACCCTGAGTCTTTGTGTAAACTATGTGTTAA TGACTGTAAGGATTCTAAAGACTGTGTGGCCAGATGCCTCActactaccaccaccaccaccttcacaaCCCAAAAAGAAAACTCAAGCTTTACCATATCACCAAACCCATACAAAAGCCAAATCTCTGAAG ATCTCAGTGTCTCCAAGATGATTCCCCTGATCATTCTGTTGACTCTAGTTGTCACTGGCATCCTGATTTTTATTGGGATGTACCTCACTACTTCAAGAAAATCTTGTTTGAGAAGGGAGAAGGACTTGGAGTTATCTGCAAAGGGCCTCCAACACAACG ATCAGCCTTGTCCTGTAATAACTTCAACC ACTCAGTCCAGGACAGAACATCTAATCCATGTGACACCTTTGCTGCCTAATCCACAAGTAGGAA TCCCCAGGCAAGAGTCCCAACCCGACCGCATCCCCCCCACCGTTCTCTACGCCATCATAAAGGAGGTGCCGTTGCGCCGCTGGAAGGAGTTCCTCCGCCTGCTGGCGGTGCCCGAGCGCCAGATGGAGCgggtggagctggaggccgGCATGGTCACCGGCTCCCTGGAGAGGCAGTACCTGATGCTGCGGCTGTGGAGCCAACGACCGGCCGCCACCCTGGACCACGTCTACTCGGCCCTGCAGTACATGGAGCTGGCCGGGTGCGTCCACCAGCTGCAGAGCAGCCTGGACCAGATGCAGTGGTGCACCGGGGCTGGCCGGCTAGTCACCCAGCctgtgacgtcaccgcagcctCACAGGATTATGGAAACGTGGGTGATGAACACCAAACTGTGA
- the si:ch211-112c15.8 gene encoding tumor necrosis factor receptor superfamily member 1A isoform X1: MLTHSALSCTEEQCQAGYYAQKCTNRQTHNCVECPVGSFTEVINSVVECNRCSVCKENQVQTQACVSNNDTKCVCQDGYYQENPESLCKLCVNDCKDSKDCVARCLTTTTTTTFTTQKENSSFTISPNPYKSQISEDLSVSKMIPLIILLTLVVTGILIFIGMYLTTSRKSCLRREKDLELSAKGLQHNAGNPEITSMSVFQADQPCPVITSTTQSRTEHLIHVTPLLPNPQVGIPRQESQPDRIPPTVLYAIIKEVPLRRWKEFLRLLAVPERQMERVELEAGMVTGSLERQYLMLRLWSQRPAATLDHVYSALQYMELAGCVHQLQSSLDQMQWCTGAGRLVTQPVTSPQPHRIMETWVMNTKL, encoded by the exons ATGTTGACTCACTCTGCTTTGAGCTGCACCGAGGAGCAGTGTCAAGCAG GCTATTATGCCCAAAAATGCACCAATAGACAAACCCACAACTGCGTCGAATGTCCTGTGGGTTCATTCACTGAAGTAATCAACTCTGTAGTGGAGTGTAACCGATGTAGTGTATGTAAAGAAA ATCAAGTGCAAACGCAGGCCTGTGTTTCCAACAATGATACAAAGTGTGTTTGCCAAGACGGATACTACCAGGAGAACCCTGAGTCTTTGTGTAAACTATGTGTTAA TGACTGTAAGGATTCTAAAGACTGTGTGGCCAGATGCCTCActactaccaccaccaccaccttcacaaCCCAAAAAGAAAACTCAAGCTTTACCATATCACCAAACCCATACAAAAGCCAAATCTCTGAAG ATCTCAGTGTCTCCAAGATGATTCCCCTGATCATTCTGTTGACTCTAGTTGTCACTGGCATCCTGATTTTTATTGGGATGTACCTCACTACTTCAAGAAAATCTTGTTTGAGAAGGGAGAAGGACTTGGAGTTATCTGCAAAGGGCCTCCAACACAACG CAGGAAACCCCGAGATAACATCCATGTCTGTCTTTCAAGCAGATCAGCCTTGTCCTGTAATAACTTCAACC ACTCAGTCCAGGACAGAACATCTAATCCATGTGACACCTTTGCTGCCTAATCCACAAGTAGGAA TCCCCAGGCAAGAGTCCCAACCCGACCGCATCCCCCCCACCGTTCTCTACGCCATCATAAAGGAGGTGCCGTTGCGCCGCTGGAAGGAGTTCCTCCGCCTGCTGGCGGTGCCCGAGCGCCAGATGGAGCgggtggagctggaggccgGCATGGTCACCGGCTCCCTGGAGAGGCAGTACCTGATGCTGCGGCTGTGGAGCCAACGACCGGCCGCCACCCTGGACCACGTCTACTCGGCCCTGCAGTACATGGAGCTGGCCGGGTGCGTCCACCAGCTGCAGAGCAGCCTGGACCAGATGCAGTGGTGCACCGGGGCTGGCCGGCTAGTCACCCAGCctgtgacgtcaccgcagcctCACAGGATTATGGAAACGTGGGTGATGAACACCAAACTGTGA